AACGTCCTCGACCTTCTCGCCGCCCCTGAATGTCTTGTCGACGATCGAACCCTTCATTATCGAACGCAGTTTTGTACGGACGAAAGCCGCTCCACGGGCCGGTTTAACATGCTGATACTCGACAACCGAATACAGGTTGCCGTCCAGCTTGATGACCATTCCCCTTTTAAAATCGTTGCTCGTGATCATGGAGTACTCCTCACACTATATGAATATCTTTGGATGATTTCGTCAGTATTTCGGAGCCTTCGCCGGTAACAAGCACCACGTCTTCTATCCGAACACCGCCTTTGCCCGGGATATAGATGCCCGGCTCCACCGTTATCACCATATTTTTCCTCAGTTTTGTCCGCCCGCCCGACTTCACCGCCGGTATTTCATGGACTTCCATGCCGACACCATGCCCCAGCGAGTGCCCGAAGGCATCCTCATAGCCGGCCGCCCCGATCGAACTGCGCGCCACCGAATCGAGCGTCCCACAGCTTATTCCCGGCCTTACCGCCTCTATGGCGCGTTCCTGCGCTTCCCTTACGATTCCGTATATTTTGCTCAAATCTTCATCAACGCTATTGATGAAGATGGTTCTTGTCAAGTCTGAATTATAGCCATCATACTCGCATCCCATGTCTATGAGCAGCGCGTCGCCCTTTTCCAACTTTTTTGTCATGGAGGTTAAATAGTGTGGCATTGATGAGCCCGCGCCGGAGGCGACGATGCTGTCAAACGAGGTTTTCCTGCAACCATTTTTCCTGTAAAAGTACTCTATCTCTACCGACAGGTCCCATTCCAGCATGCCCGCTTTCGCCATCGAAAGAATATGCTTAAAGCACCGGTCGGACAGATCGACCGCCGCCCTGATCGTTTCAATTTCTCCCGGCTCCTTTGCCATTCGGAGCTCGTTGACCGGACTGCCCCCTTCCCTCAGGTCAACCTGATGGAGCGCCTTTTTAAGTGCGCAATACTGTGAAAGCGTTGTGGTGTGATCTTCCAGGAAGAGCCTGCCGCGGCGACTTCGCCTGATGATCCCTGAAATGGTCTTTACGGCCGTCCCGCGCATGAGGACGAACTCCATCCCCGAGGGTATAATCGAGCGTGCATATTCTTCATAACGGGAATCTGATATAAAATAATCCCCGTCAGCATCCAGGAGAAGGAGGGCTGAAGAACCAATGAAACCCGTCAGGTAGCGGATATTTACCAGATCCTGTACCAGGAACGGGAATTTATCCTCACGTTCAAACCGCTTTCGCAGAATATCGAGCTTCATCCAGTCGGCCGTTCCTTCCGCATATGATCGAGCAGCGCCAGCAGTCCGGCAATATAAGAATAAGGGCCGAAACCGCAAACCTGCCCCACGCACACCGGGGCGATCATCGAATGCCTGCGAAACTCCTCGCGTGCATGAATATTCGAGAGGTGAACTTCCACCGTCGGCACCCTGACCGCCGATATCGCGTCCCTGATGGCGATCGAGGTATGCGTATACGCTCCGGGATTGATGACGATGCCGTCAAAATCGCGGACCACATGAATGTGATTGATAATTTCACCTTCTATGTTGGACTGGAAAAACTCAACAGAGGCTCCGCCCGGCGCGGCTGCGTTTTCGATTGCGGAATTAATTGCGTCGAGTGTCGCTCCTCCGTATATGCCCACCTCACGGTCCCCAAGCAGATTGAGGTTCGGACCGTTTATGACCGCTATCCTCATTTTGCCCATTTGCAGCCTCCTTTCAGCCAGCTGTCTGAAGCATCTTAACCGCCGCAAGCCGGCAGCAACCGCCCTCTCTGCGGCATGTGACATTGCCTGTCGCCAATGGCGCGGCATGCCTATTTGGAAAAATTGAGATATTCGGCGAGATTCTCGGCCTGCGCCTTCATCACCGCATTTTCGGGGCCCGCCTCTATTTCTTTGAGCAGTTCTTCAGCCCTCGCGCGATTTGCGCCTTCGCTCATCAACAGGGCCAGGTTTATTCTCGCTTTCATGGCGAACGAGTTTTCGGGATCGGATGTATCAATCAACCGCTGGAAATGTCCCGCGGCGATACGTGCGTTTTTGTGGTGATGCAGGCTTATTATCCCCAGGAAAAAAAGCGCCTCCTCGCGGTACTCACTCTCTGTCGCCGCAAGCCTGCCGAAAAAATAACTCGACTTCGTATACTGTTGCTGTTCGAAATATATTTTTCCGGACAGGTAATTCAGCAGCGGATCATTACCCGAATATTTTGTGAGATGTGAAGAGTACACGGCGAAATTTTTTAAATCGCCTTTCAAATAATAATAGAACAGGGCTTCCTTAACGACCGTTTCGCCCGCCGGGTGTCCGAGTATGTTCCGGATGCCCGATCTGGTCATTTCCACGGCTTCTTCGATCTTCCCCGTTCGGAACATCGCGACGATTCGGAGGATCAGCTTCCTGTCGGCGTGCTTTTCGGATTTGATCTCGTCGAGAAGCGTGAGTGCTTCTCCGTATTTCCGATTATTCCCGTGTATCTCCGCCATTTCAATACGGGCGTCATCCCTGAAGGCCGAATCCGGGCAGTCCGCGATCACTTTCGCAAAATAGTCGAAGGCCACATCCTCTTTTCCCTCGGAGATATAATATTTTCCGAGAATATACAGGGACTCTGCATACTGATCCGATCCCTTGTGGAGGAGCGCGGGAACGGCCTGGGCCGTCCAGATGTCGCCCGCTTTCAGCGCGCTTTTAGCCAGTATCAATCGGTCATCGTCTTCAAGATCCCCGGATGATAATGGCAGCAGTGTCTTGTACGACATTTCGAGGTTTTTCTCATTAAAGTACGCGCGCCCAAGGTATAGCGAGAACTGTATCGACGCGTTTTTGTCAAGCTCCGGCATGGTCTCGTCTCCGGCGATCGAGATGATCTCCCGGTAACGTTTAAGGCGGGAAAGAGAATCCACGCGGCCTAAAAGCGCGTCCTGCGCCCTTTCCCTCGCGGGCACCGCCAGGTATTGCCGGTAAAACTGTTCTGCACGGGAGTAGTCACCCGCCACATAGCTCTCCGTGGCCCAGGCGAACATGATCCTGCCGGCGCTGTCGGACTTCGGGTGGGTGTTAACGACAAACTGCAGATACCGCGCGGGATTTCCGCCTTTGAGGGCGAGCGCCTGCGCGAACGCATAGAGGGCTTTTTCCGCTCCCTCCTGCCTGGGATAACCGGACTGTATAAGCTGGGCCGTCTTTTCCGCATTTTTGATGTCCGATGCGCTGATATAGAGTTCAAGAAGCCGTACCAGTGCGTCGTATCTCTTTTCCGCTCCGGTAGTCGAGATGTATCTGTTGAGCAGTTCGACTGCCTGGATGTACTCATTCTTCATCGCGTGCGCGAGCCCGAGATAATAGACCGCCTCGCGAAGGTAGGGGGATGATGGGTTGATTGATTGTATCCTGTTAAATCCGTCGATCGCGGCCACGGGATCGTTACGCTCCAGCGCAACGCGCGCTATTAGGAACTGCACCTGGTCGTTTCCCTCGTTTTCGGGGTATGTATTGATCAGCATGGAAAGAATCCTTTCGGCATCCTCGTAGCGCCTAACATCGACATATACCCTGGCCAGGAGCGACAGGGCGTCGCGCTGTTCCTCCTGATCGGGAAGGGAGACTGCGTCTTCCAGATATGGAATCGCCTCGACCGGGTTTCGCTCAAGGTGTATCCGGCTCAGTACGAGGGCCGCGCGGCTTCGGAGCGCCATCACCTTTGTGGAATTACGCACCTCCTCCAGAAGCTCGGTCCCCTCTTTCTCGTTGTTCTGGCGTATAAAAATGCTGCCGAGTTCATATTTCCCGTGATAGTACCATTCGGAAGATTTGCCGATAAGGAGAAACGATTCCAGGAAGGATTTCGCCGAGTAGGCGTCGCCGAGAGCGATAGACGACATGGCCTTAAAATACTGTGCGTCACAGTATGGCGACTCTCTGAGCATAATTTCGGGGATGCCGTATAAGGCTTTCAGCGCCTCGCGGTGGCGGCCCTTTATCTGGTATATCCTGCCGATGATCATGCGCGCCTGGGCTTCGTGAGTTTTGTCACTCTTCGTCGAGATGAGCGATTCGAGCAGTTCGAGGGCCTTGTCATAATCCTCGTTGAGGAAGAGGGCCCGCCCGATCCAAACCACCCGCTGGCTGTTCTGCGAAACATTCGTATTGCGGTTGATGGCCTCCTTCCATTCTATCACGGCCTCGTCGTAGCGCGCCTGCATAAAGTAGATCTCCCCTATCCTGTCCAGGGCGGCCACCGTGAGCATTTCGTTCCTGCTTTTCGCGATGAATCGCTTGAATTCCTCGATGGCCCTAATGTAATTTTTAAGGAAGAAGTTCGATTCCGCGATCCAGTAACGCGATTCATGGCAGAGGTCCTGGGCCGTACAGATGAGGAGGAAACGGTTGAATTCGAAAATCGCGTCCTTATATTTTTTCTGGTTGAAGATCGAAAGGGCCAGATAATACCAAGCCCGGTCCCGGTACTCGGCACCGTCCCCCGAATCGATTATCTTCCTGAACAGCAGCTCGGACGATCCGTAATTGCCGGCCTTGAAGGCCTCCGTTCCCTGTTCGTAAAGGGACTGCAAGCCCCTCATCGACGCGTCGGATACGCCTACCGAAAGGGCCAGGACCGTGATGGCGAGTATTGCGCGCAATGGTCTCATTATGAAAGTATGCCTCTCCGGATTCCGTCAAGCGCGTACTGGGAGGAAAACTGTCGAACCCTTTCCCTGTCGCCCGTGATATTTCTTGTAAAGGTTTTAGCCGTCCCGACGGTGGCGATGGCGAAGCAGACCGTACCTACCGGCTTCGCCTCCGTTCCGCCCCCTGGCCCCGCGATACCGGTAACGGCGACGGCCATGTCCGCGGCAAAACGCCGCAAAGCGCCGTGCGCCATTTCGAGCGCGGTCTCCTCGCTCACCGCGCCGTAAGTATCCAGTACCTCCGCCGAAACATCAAGCAAATTACGTTTCGCCTCGTTTGAATAGGCGACGACGCCTCCCTTAAAAACACGCGAGGATCCCGGCACATCGGTGATCCTCTGCGCAATAAGCCCTCCCGTGCAGGATTCCGCGGTCGCCGCGGAAATCCCGCTGGCTTCAAGCAGGCGCACCATATCCTCCTCAATGTTTTTTGAGGAAAGGGCGAGCATTTTATTGCCGAACGTACGCTTAGCCTCCGCGATTATCAAGTCCTTCGGTAACGGGTCCTCGGCGCGGCTGACAAAGCCAACCGTGTTCATCCCCGGGGAGGTAGTGATTCCCCAGTCAATCGAGTCGAAAGGAAGCGCCATCTTCTTTATCTGGTCGTTGACCTCCGCCTCGCGCATAAGTACGACGCGCAGGGTCAATGAGTCGCGACCCGAACCAGGATAAAGCAAGTGCAGGTGGGGCATCACCCTTTTTTCGAACATCGGCCTCAATTCGTGGGGGACGCCCGGCATCGCCACCAGGATTTTTCCTCTATAGTCTATCGCAAAACCCGGCGCCAAGCCTGTTTCGTTCTCGAAGACGATGGAGCCCGCGGGCACCGTCACCATCTTGACGTCGCCGGGAAGCATTTCCCTTCCCATGCTATTAAAAAAGAATTCCACCCGCCGCAGGGCCGGCTCGTTGACAGTGGACTTAACACCGCAATGTGCGCCTACGACTTCCATGGTTCGGTCGTCGTCGGTCGGTCCGAGCCCGCCTGACATGATAACGATGTCCGCCTCGCAGAGCGCCGTGTTTA
The nucleotide sequence above comes from Spirochaetota bacterium. Encoded proteins:
- a CDS encoding tetratricopeptide repeat protein, coding for MRPLRAILAITVLALSVGVSDASMRGLQSLYEQGTEAFKAGNYGSSELLFRKIIDSGDGAEYRDRAWYYLALSIFNQKKYKDAIFEFNRFLLICTAQDLCHESRYWIAESNFFLKNYIRAIEEFKRFIAKSRNEMLTVAALDRIGEIYFMQARYDEAVIEWKEAINRNTNVSQNSQRVVWIGRALFLNEDYDKALELLESLISTKSDKTHEAQARMIIGRIYQIKGRHREALKALYGIPEIMLRESPYCDAQYFKAMSSIALGDAYSAKSFLESFLLIGKSSEWYYHGKYELGSIFIRQNNEKEGTELLEEVRNSTKVMALRSRAALVLSRIHLERNPVEAIPYLEDAVSLPDQEEQRDALSLLARVYVDVRRYEDAERILSMLINTYPENEGNDQVQFLIARVALERNDPVAAIDGFNRIQSINPSSPYLREAVYYLGLAHAMKNEYIQAVELLNRYISTTGAEKRYDALVRLLELYISASDIKNAEKTAQLIQSGYPRQEGAEKALYAFAQALALKGGNPARYLQFVVNTHPKSDSAGRIMFAWATESYVAGDYSRAEQFYRQYLAVPARERAQDALLGRVDSLSRLKRYREIISIAGDETMPELDKNASIQFSLYLGRAYFNEKNLEMSYKTLLPLSSGDLEDDDRLILAKSALKAGDIWTAQAVPALLHKGSDQYAESLYILGKYYISEGKEDVAFDYFAKVIADCPDSAFRDDARIEMAEIHGNNRKYGEALTLLDEIKSEKHADRKLILRIVAMFRTGKIEEAVEMTRSGIRNILGHPAGETVVKEALFYYYLKGDLKNFAVYSSHLTKYSGNDPLLNYLSGKIYFEQQQYTKSSYFFGRLAATESEYREEALFFLGIISLHHHKNARIAAGHFQRLIDTSDPENSFAMKARINLALLMSEGANRARAEELLKEIEAGPENAVMKAQAENLAEYLNFSK
- the aroQ gene encoding type II 3-dehydroquinate dehydratase; translated protein: MRIAVINGPNLNLLGDREVGIYGGATLDAINSAIENAAAPGGASVEFFQSNIEGEIINHIHVVRDFDGIVINPGAYTHTSIAIRDAISAVRVPTVEVHLSNIHAREEFRRHSMIAPVCVGQVCGFGPYSYIAGLLALLDHMRKERPTG
- a CDS encoding aminopeptidase P family protein, which gives rise to MKLDILRKRFEREDKFPFLVQDLVNIRYLTGFIGSSALLLLDADGDYFISDSRYEEYARSIIPSGMEFVLMRGTAVKTISGIIRRSRRGRLFLEDHTTTLSQYCALKKALHQVDLREGGSPVNELRMAKEPGEIETIRAAVDLSDRCFKHILSMAKAGMLEWDLSVEIEYFYRKNGCRKTSFDSIVASGAGSSMPHYLTSMTKKLEKGDALLIDMGCEYDGYNSDLTRTIFINSVDEDLSKIYGIVREAQERAIEAVRPGISCGTLDSVARSSIGAAGYEDAFGHSLGHGVGMEVHEIPAVKSGGRTKLRKNMVITVEPGIYIPGKGGVRIEDVVLVTGEGSEILTKSSKDIHIV
- a CDS encoding CinA family nicotinamide mononucleotide deamidase-related protein, which codes for MKRVSIISTGSELVYGRVQDSNAAFISACLFPTAFTVVSHHAVGDVVEDLRRTINTALCEADIVIMSGGLGPTDDDRTMEVVGAHCGVKSTVNEPALRRVEFFFNSMGREMLPGDVKMVTVPAGSIVFENETGLAPGFAIDYRGKILVAMPGVPHELRPMFEKRVMPHLHLLYPGSGRDSLTLRVVLMREAEVNDQIKKMALPFDSIDWGITTSPGMNTVGFVSRAEDPLPKDLIIAEAKRTFGNKMLALSSKNIEEDMVRLLEASGISAATAESCTGGLIAQRITDVPGSSRVFKGGVVAYSNEAKRNLLDVSAEVLDTYGAVSEETALEMAHGALRRFAADMAVAVTGIAGPGGGTEAKPVGTVCFAIATVGTAKTFTRNITGDRERVRQFSSQYALDGIRRGILS